The proteins below come from a single Eriocheir sinensis breed Jianghai 21 unplaced genomic scaffold, ASM2467909v1 Scaffold1669, whole genome shotgun sequence genomic window:
- the LOC126990459 gene encoding uncharacterized protein LOC126990459, whose protein sequence is MMPLSLTDHPTTRHFFSLLSPEFSAPSRRTLGRDIDQAWATAKSDLSNALYEASYVATTADSWTAHNRAFIGMTCHWIGQNLRRQRGTLACKEIKEKQTNVVLAQAIYDTHQEFGLGNKVVATTTDNGTNYVAAFKYFGAGDVPVEGEEEQDPEVVVGQPANLHAQLKEVVPAMIKLPKHYRCSAHTLNLIATADVHSVPGWNQGFRAPFTKAAAKAQGTWNLQNRSSVVTNSIKEKTGRKLKTFCVTRWNSYYDAIQILMDVLQPREDAGVE, encoded by the exons ATGATGCCCTTGAGCCTCACAGATCACCCCACCACCAGGCACTTCTTCAGCCTCCTGTCGCCGGAGTTTTCCGCGCCATCCAGGAGGACCCTGGGGAGAGACATTGACCAGGCCTGGGCCACTGCCAAGTCGGACCTCTCTAACGCGCTGTATGAGGCCAGCTACGTCGCCACAACAGCCGACAGCTGGACGGCGCACAACAGGGCCTTCATTGGCATGACGTGCCACTGGATCGGCCAGAATCTCCGCCGCCAACGTGGCACATTAGCGTGCAAGGAGATCAAG GAGAAGCAGACTAATGTGGTCCTGGCGCAGGCCATCTATGACACCCACCAGGAGTTTGGCCTGGGGAACAAGGTGGTAGCCACTACCACGGACAACGGCACCAACTATGTGGCTGCCTTCAAGTACTTCGGTGCAGGCGATGTGcctgtggagggagaggaggagcaggatccTGAGGTGGTGGTTGGCCAGCCTGCAAACCTGCATGCCCAGCTGAAGGAGGTGGTTCCTGCTATGATTAAGCTGCCCAAACACTACAgatgtag TGCACACACCCTCAACCTTATAGCCACTGCCGACGTCCACTCTGTGCCTGGATGGAACCAAGGCTTTAGGGCGCCATTCACAAAGGCTGCTGCAAAAGCCCAGGGGACTTGGAACCTGCAGAACCGCAGTTCTGTGGTGACCAACTCCATCAAGGAGAAGACTGGGAGGAAGCTGAAAACCTTCTGTGTTACTCG GTGGAACTCCTACTATGATGCTATCCAGA